CTTTCAGTAGCGGGTGAAATTCCAGCGGGCCCACATGCCACAGCATGGCGCCGAAGCGGCGCGGGTCACGATAGCGCAGCACGTGGCTACCCAGCTTCAGGTCAATGTGATCATGTTTTTGCACCGGGGTGTCGGCAGGTACGTAACGCAGGCTGCCGGACATCCCCAGGTGGATCAGCAGGGTTCCGCTATCAAAATGAACCAGCAGGTACTTGGCACGGCGCGTGACTGCGCGTACTGTCAGACCGGCAAGGATGGCGCCCAGTTGTGGGGGGACTGGCCAGCGCAAGCGGCCTTCGCGCACAATCGCACCTTGCAGGGTGGCACCATCCAGATAAGGCGCAACACCGCGACGGGTTGTTTCCACTTCGGGCAGTTCGGGCATGCTGCTTTCGCTTTCAGGACAAGATTGACTAGATCAAATAACCGAGCGTGCTATTCTACGCGTTCAACCGGCACAGACTCCATGCGAATGAAACCGCTGAATCGATCCCTTTCCCTGTTGCTGGTGCTGCTGTTGTCAGCCTGCACCAGCATGAAGACCCCCTTGCTTGCCAAGCAGCCGGCCACCACTACCGAGCAAGCTGCTGATGATGAAACCGCTGCCGCAGCCGAGGATAATCCCAATCTGCCCCGACTGGAGCTGACGCCGCAAATCGTCTATGGCGTACTGGCCAGCGAAATTGCCGCCCAGCGTGGTGCTGCTGGTTCATCTGCCGCAACCTATCTGGACCTTGCCCGCCAGACCAGAGACCCACGGCTGGCGCAGCGCGCTGCCGAATTCGCCCTGTTCACCGGCCAGCTCAAGGATGCTGCTGATGCGCTGGCGCTATGGATGGAGCTGGATCCCAGCTCGCAGATCCCGCGCGAACAGCTGTTCATTACCATGCTGCGTTCGGGCAAACTGGCGGAAAGCCAGCCCTTGGTGGAGGACCTGCTCAAGCGCGAGCCGCAACGTGCACCGGACATCTTTGTGCAGCTGGCCCGCCTGACTGCGCGTCAGAACGACAAGCAGGCGGCCTATGCGCTGGTCAATCGCCTGGCCAGTCAGTATCCGGATTTGCCGGAAGCCCGTTTTGCCGTGATCGCGGTGGCCGCCGAAGTGAATGACGATGCCTCCATCCAGCGCGAATTCGACCGGCTGGCGCAAATCGCCCCCAAGTGGGATTTGCCCGTTGCCTGGCAGACCGACCGTCTGCGTCGTATCCGCCTGGGGCAGGCAATAGACTTCCTGCAGCAGGAGCTGGCACGTCGACCGGATGCCGGGCTGGAGCTGCGCATGGCGTATCCGCGCCTGCTGGTGGGGGCCAAACGCTTCCCGGAAGCACGTACGGCCTTTGAAGCGCTGCTACGGCAGAATCCGGATAACGCAGAACTGCTTTATGCATCCGGTCTGCTGGCCTACCAGCTGCGCGACCTGGCTGCTGCCGATCAGCGGTTGACGGCTGCTTTGCAGCAAAGACATCCGGAATCCGACTTCATCCGCTTCACCCTGGGGCAAGTGGCCGAAGACCGCCAGGACAAGGCGGTAGCACGGCAATGGTATGAAAGCGTGGGGGCCGGACAGCAGTTTTTGCAGGCCCAGGCGCGGCTGGCGGCGCTGGATGCCGAAGCAGGCCGGCTAGACCAGGCCTTGCAACGCCTGGCACCGCTGGGGCAGGGCGAGCAGGAAAAAGTGCAGTTGGCCATGCAACAGGCCGAGCTGGCGCGCCATGCCAAGCGCTATGACCTTTCCTTCCGTATTCTGAGTCAGGCGCTGGAAAACTGGCCGCGCTCGCCCGAGCTGCTGTACGACCGTGCGCTGGTGTCGGATCAGCTGGGTAATCTGGGTGATGCCGAACGCGATCTGAAAACCCTGCTCAAGGAAAAACCGGATGACCCGCAGGCACTAAACGCCTTGGGCTATACCCTGGCTAATCGCAGCAATCGGCATCAGGAAGCGCTGGCTTATATCGAAAAGGCACTGAAAGCCGATCCGGATAATCCGATGATTCTGGACAGCATGGGCTGGGTACTGTTCAAGCTGGGGCGCAACGAGGCTGCACTCAAATACCTGGAGCGCTCTTATTCCGCCATGCAGGACAGCGAGGTAGCCGCTCATCTGGGTGAAGTGATGTGGAAGCTGGGTCGCAAACAGGATGCACTCAGTCTGTGGCGTCAGGCACTGGCCAAAGACCCGGACAATGAAACACTGCAGGATGCGCTCAAGCGCTTTCATCTGCCATGAAGCAGGGTATTGCCATCGCATGGCTGGCCAGCAGCCTGTTGCTGGCCGGCTGTGCCAGCGAAACCGTGTTTCGGCCATCTGCTGCGAGTAGTGCGGCCAGACAGGACCAGCCGTTCAATGTCAGTGGCCGCATTTCGGTCAATATGGACGGCAAGGGCTCGGTTGGCCAGTTTGAGTGGATGCACCGGCTGAATGACGACCTGCTGTCGGTCAACAGTCCGCTGGGTACTACAGTGGCACGCCTGCAGCGGGATGCTGCTGGTGTCAGCCTGCAGGCCGATGGCAAAACCTGGCAGGCGGACGATGTTGAATCCCTGACGCAGGATGTGCTGGGCTGGACGCTGCCGCTGGGCAACCTGGTGTGGTGGATACGCGGTCTGCCGGCACCTGATGCGCCTTATCAGTTTGCCGAGGACGGCAGTCTGACCCAGCAAGGCTGGACCATCCGCTTCGTCAGCGATGCCGATACGCCCTCTCCCTATCCCAAGCGGGTGGACATGCAGCGCGACAGGCTTACCTTGCGCCTGCTGCCGCAAAACTGGCATTAAACCCCCGCTGTTCTCCAGATACTTATCCGGATTCATTGCTGCATGACTTCACATTTCCATTCCTATCCTGCCCCGGCCAAGCTCAATCTGCTACTGCACATCGTGGGCAAGCGTGCCGATGGCTACCATCTGCTGGAAACCGTGTTTCGCTTTATCAACTACAGCGATACGGTAGAACTGGCCGTGCGTGACGATGGCCAGATCGTATTGCTCAACCCGATAGAGGGCGTTGAACCCGAGCGGGATCTCACCGTTCGCGCTGCGCGCTTGCTGCAACAGCGCAGTGCTTGCACGCAGGGTGTCAGCATTCGCCTGAGCAAACGTATCCCGATGGGGGGCGGATTGGGCGGTGGCAGTTCGGATGCCGCCACGGTTTTGCTGGCACTGAATCATTTGTGGCAGACAAATTATTCGCGCGAACAATTGATGGAAATGGGTTTGCAACTGGGAGCAGACGTTCCGGTGTTTATTTTTGGCAAAAATGCGCTGGCTACCGGAATCGGTGAAAAACTCAATGAAATCAATTTGCAACCGGCGTGGTATGTTGTAATTCACCCCGGTGTTCATGTACCTACTGCAGAAATATTTAAGAAATTTGCAGGAAGGGTGTTGACAGAGGAAGGCCGCATCAGCATAATGCGAATCCTCGAAACAACGCAGCAACGACGAAACGCGCTGCAGCAGGTTGTTTCAGAGCTGTACCCGGCGGTGAATGAAGTACTGAGCGAGTTGAAAAAATATGGTTCGCCGCTGATGACTGGTTCCGGAGCATGTGTGTTCCTTGAGTGCCAGTCAAAGGAAGAAGCCGATAAAGTTTATCAGGCAATGTCCGTAAAGTATAAGGGATTTGTTGCGGAAGGGCTGAATAGCCACCCCTTGTTGGACATTGTTTAAAAGTTTATTGGGGAGTCGCCAAGTGGTAAGGCACCGGATTTTGATTCCGGCATTCGTAGGTTCGATCCCTACCTCCCCAGCCAAGACTTTCTCTCAATAGAGAGAGCATGAAAAAAGCGTGTAAGAATCCCTTACACGCTTTTTCTTTATCCTGCTAAGGCAAATGGAATCATGGCGTCATACGACAGTTTGATGGTATTTACCGGGACCGCTAACCCGGAACTCGCTCAAAACGTGGTCAAGCATCTGGATATCTCCTTGGGCCGTGCCGATGTCGGCAAGTTCAGCGATGGCGAAGTCGCCGTTGAACTGCTGGAGAATGTCCGCGGTCGCGACGTTTTCATCCTGCAGTCCACCTGTGCCCCCACCAATGACAACCTGATGGAAATCCTGACCATGGCCGACGCGCTCAAGCGTGCTTCCGCCGGCCGGATTACCGCAGCCATTCCGTATTTTGGCTACGCCCGTCAGGACCGTCGTCCGCGTTCTGCCCGTGTGCCGATCTCCGCCAAGCTGGTAGCCAATATGCTGACCAGCGCCGGTATCGATCGTGTATTGACCGTCGATCTGCATGCCGACCAGATTCAGGGCTTCTTTGATATCCCGGTGGATAACGTCTACGCTACGCCGGTCCTGCTGAAGGACATCCGTTCCCAGCGCATTGACGATCTGATCGTGGTGAGCCCCGATGTTGGCGGTGTGGTACGTGCCCGCGCCATGGCCAAGGCACTGAACACTGATCTCGCCATCATCGACAAGCGTCGTCCCAAGGCCAATGTGGCCGAGGTGATGAACATCATCGGTGATGTATCCGGTCGTACCTGTCTG
The sequence above is drawn from the Aquitalea denitrificans genome and encodes:
- a CDS encoding tetratricopeptide repeat protein, whose translation is MKPLNRSLSLLLVLLLSACTSMKTPLLAKQPATTTEQAADDETAAAAEDNPNLPRLELTPQIVYGVLASEIAAQRGAAGSSAATYLDLARQTRDPRLAQRAAEFALFTGQLKDAADALALWMELDPSSQIPREQLFITMLRSGKLAESQPLVEDLLKREPQRAPDIFVQLARLTARQNDKQAAYALVNRLASQYPDLPEARFAVIAVAAEVNDDASIQREFDRLAQIAPKWDLPVAWQTDRLRRIRLGQAIDFLQQELARRPDAGLELRMAYPRLLVGAKRFPEARTAFEALLRQNPDNAELLYASGLLAYQLRDLAAADQRLTAALQQRHPESDFIRFTLGQVAEDRQDKAVARQWYESVGAGQQFLQAQARLAALDAEAGRLDQALQRLAPLGQGEQEKVQLAMQQAELARHAKRYDLSFRILSQALENWPRSPELLYDRALVSDQLGNLGDAERDLKTLLKEKPDDPQALNALGYTLANRSNRHQEALAYIEKALKADPDNPMILDSMGWVLFKLGRNEAALKYLERSYSAMQDSEVAAHLGEVMWKLGRKQDALSLWRQALAKDPDNETLQDALKRFHLP
- a CDS encoding ribose-phosphate pyrophosphokinase, with product MASYDSLMVFTGTANPELAQNVVKHLDISLGRADVGKFSDGEVAVELLENVRGRDVFILQSTCAPTNDNLMEILTMADALKRASAGRITAAIPYFGYARQDRRPRSARVPISAKLVANMLTSAGIDRVLTVDLHADQIQGFFDIPVDNVYATPVLLKDIRSQRIDDLIVVSPDVGGVVRARAMAKALNTDLAIIDKRRPKANVAEVMNIIGDVSGRTCLIVDDMIDTANTLCKAASALKERGAQRVLAYATHAIFSGQAVDRIKNSDIDMVVVTDTIPLTAQALACPNIRVASIAGLLAETLRRINNEESVSYLFNEELVSSGACLP
- the ispE gene encoding 4-(cytidine 5'-diphospho)-2-C-methyl-D-erythritol kinase → MTSHFHSYPAPAKLNLLLHIVGKRADGYHLLETVFRFINYSDTVELAVRDDGQIVLLNPIEGVEPERDLTVRAARLLQQRSACTQGVSIRLSKRIPMGGGLGGGSSDAATVLLALNHLWQTNYSREQLMEMGLQLGADVPVFIFGKNALATGIGEKLNEINLQPAWYVVIHPGVHVPTAEIFKKFAGRVLTEEGRISIMRILETTQQRRNALQQVVSELYPAVNEVLSELKKYGSPLMTGSGACVFLECQSKEEADKVYQAMSVKYKGFVAEGLNSHPLLDIV
- the lolB gene encoding lipoprotein insertase outer membrane protein LolB, which gives rise to MKQGIAIAWLASSLLLAGCASETVFRPSAASSAARQDQPFNVSGRISVNMDGKGSVGQFEWMHRLNDDLLSVNSPLGTTVARLQRDAAGVSLQADGKTWQADDVESLTQDVLGWTLPLGNLVWWIRGLPAPDAPYQFAEDGSLTQQGWTIRFVSDADTPSPYPKRVDMQRDRLTLRLLPQNWH